The following is a genomic window from Hymenobacter monticola.
CGGCGCTCAGCCAGTCGGTGAGCGGGAACTTGTCGAGGGGCAGGCGGTAGGTCAGCGCGGCCGTTTGGGTGAAGTTGGTGGTGCGGCCGCCGCGCAGCAGGTTTTGCTGCACCTGCTCGCGGTTGCGCACGGCCTCGTCGCTCACCCCAATGGTGCGGCCCGGGCCCTCGTCCACCACGCCCCGGTTGGTGGCGGTATAGTCGAAAATCAGGCTCTTGGTCAGGTCCCACTTCAGGTCGTAAATCCGGCTGATGTAGAACGACTTCTGGATGAGGGGCGCAATGCCCTCGGTGCTGGGCACCTCGCCCGGGTTCAGAATGCGCTGCAGAAACCGCTCGTTGTAGCGCCGGTCGATGTCGGTGCGGAACGAGAAGCGCGAGGGCAGCGGCGTGAAGTTGATTTCCTTGAAAATCTTCAGGTACGGGTTGTCCAGGGCCTTGAAGCCGGCCAGCGGCGTGTAGTTCTTGGGCGTGGTCTGGTACACGTAGGCCACGGCCGCGGTGTAGGCCTTGGTGTAGTCACGGTCGGTCCGGATGTCGGTGTGCAGGCGGTCGGTCAGCGAGTAGCTCAGCGCGATGTTTTCCAGGTCCCAGGGCTTGGGCTTGGCCAGGGGCGCGCCGGGCTTGGGCTGGGCGCGCTCCTTGCGCGCGTTCAGCACCGAGATGCTGCGGCTGGTGGTTTGGTCGATGACCTTTTTGCGGTACTCGGCCTTGGCCGCCGCGTTTTCCGCGTCGCTGCCTTTGTTGAACTTCAGCAGGCTCTGCTCCAGCTTGGTGTCGGGGTCCAGGGGGTCGTAGAGGGGCGTGCGGGTTTCCTGGCCCACTTGCAGCAGCACCGGCAGGCGCACGTTCAGCTGGGGCGGCAGAAACTTCTCGGCCGCCACGGTGGCATTCAGGTCGCCGCGCAGCACGTCGTCGACGGAGCGCTGCTGCACCTTGTCCTGCAGGCCGCCGAAGCCCACGCTGGTGAAGCTGCCCGTGGCCGTTACGTTGGCCACGTCGGCCAGCTTCACGTTCAGGCGGGCGGTGGCGGCGTAGCCGGCCTGCTGCTCGAAATCGAACACCCGGAATTCGTCGGCCCACAGGTTCACCGTCTTCGAGGAGGTGCTGGGGTTGGCGTCGTCGTTGAAGGGGTTCAGCACGCCAATCATCACGCCCTGCACGGCCGAGAAGTCGGGGTTGCCCACCACCGTGATGGTGGCGCCGTTGGCCAGCGTCACGGTGTAGGCCACGTTGGGCGGGGTGCTGCTCTGGTTGCGCTTGGCCTTGGCGTCGATGAAGTCCTGAAACGACACGTCGATGCGGTTGGCTTCGGGCCACACCTGGTTGGCCTTGTCTTCTTCCGTGCCCGTGACCTGGTTGATGTCGGTGAGCTGCAGCGGCAGCGAATACTCGTAGTAGTTCTGGGTGTAGTCGGTGCCGATGCGCAGGAAGGCACGGGTGTCGCCGCTAAGGGTAGTGCGGTCTTCGGTGTCGCCGTGCAGGAACATGCGCAGGCGCTTGTAGCGCAGCATGTTGATGGCCAGGTTTTTGTAAGCCGCCTTGGCGTAGCCGTCGCGCAGGTTCACCACGGCCAGACGCAGGCTCTGCTCGTTTTGCAGGCGCGAGGTGCTGCTGCTGCCGTACTCCTTGTCGCGCCGGATGCCGGGCGGCGACACGTACGGAATCTTGGGCGTGTTGCCACTGGCCACGGCAATGCCGTTTTCCTCCACGCTCACCGTCGAGATGTTGAAGGCGTCGGCATCGGTCAGGCAGTTGCCGCACAGCACCGTGCCCGGGCTGTTATCCACGATGCGGTAGTTGAAGCGGCGCCACTGGTTGGCCACAAACTGCGGCTGCACCATGCGCAGCACCACCGGCTGCGACCACTGCGTCATGTACATGCGCAGGAAGCGGATGGACTTGAAGCCGAACGGCTGGTTGTTGTTTCCGCGCACGGCCGTGTAGCCGTCCCGAATCGGAATGCGGAACTGGTACCACGTCACCGGGTCGTTGTTGACGGTGGTCGTCACCTTGTCGATGATGTAGTTCGAGCCCACGTCCAGCTGGCCCGGGTCCAGGCGCATGCGGTACTCGTAGTAGCGCTCCACGTCCTGCACCACGTTGTCGCGGTTCAGGTCTTCTTTGTCGGGGTAAGCCGTCGAGCTGAGCTGGCTGTTCTCGGGCGAGTTGCCCTCGTAGCCGTCGTAGTTTTTGTAGCGGCCCAGCAGCTTGGTGTTGGTTTGGTCGTAGCTCGGGTCGAGGTGGTGGCGGAAGTCGTCGGCCGAGGGGTCGGGCAGGTTCTGGTAGGCCGGGCCGTAGCCCACCTGGGGCGCCAAGGCGGCCGCCTTGGCGCGCTCGCCGTCGTTGTTCAGGCCGTCGAGGCCCACGTCCTGCCGCTGCCGGGCGCCGGGCGCCGCGTTAAACGCATCGGTCAGAAACTGCTGGCGCGTCACCAGGCCGTAGGGCGTGGTGTTGGTGGTGGCGGCAATGTCCTGCGGGTCGTCCGTCACGGGCAGGCCGTTCTCGAACTCGTACTGGCTGCCGTCCTTCAGCACGTCTTCGCTCACGTTGCCCAGGTTCACAATCAGCTCACCGCCCGTCTTGTTGGGCCCGGCATTGGGGTTGTCGGGGTCTTGCACCACGCCGTTGGGCGTGTCGATGAACGGGTCCATCATCCAAAACTCCAGGTATTCGATGTTGGCGTTGTCGAAGTCGGTGTCGAAAGTAATGGCCCGGCTCACCCCCCCAAAGTTGTTGCGGCTAGCGGCATCCTGCGCCTGGGGCGTGCCCGGGTTCAGGAACTTACCATCAGAGCTCACGTTCGGATTATAGTTATAAGCCCCCCGCTCCCTGGGGTAGTAGGCCAAGTCGAACGTGTACTCAAACCCGTTGCCCGTCGAGCCCAGGTCCTTGTTCGGAAACACCTCGTCGCGCCGCACCCCGCGCACGTAGTGGTTGGTCAGGTCGGTGGCGCCGATATTGCCCGGCACGTTGGGGCCGCCGGTGTAATAGCTCTGGTCGATGGTGTACCAGGCCAGTTTGGCGCGCTGGTAGTTGTAGGGCAGGCCCACGGCCGTGCTGCCCTGGATGGGCAGCGGCGTGCTGGCCAGGCGCCAGGCCGGAATGCTGGCCAGGCCGCCCAGTGTGTAGGGCGTGCGCGCATTTTCAAAGTCGTCGACGTACGACACGCCGTTCTCGCCGTTGCCCAGCTGCGAGCGGCCCGGCAGCAGCTTGGCAAACTCCCCGCTGAAGGCAATGGTCGAAATCTCCTTCGTTGACACGAAGGGCAGCATGTCGAGGTACTTGGTCAGCACCCGGCTGTCTTTCCGGATGGCGCCGTCCAGCCCAATGAGGGTGTTGTTGCCCGGCTCGTCGCCAATGTTCACGCGGTTGATGCCCGGGGCCTGGTTTTCGAGCAGGTGCAGCACCGTGCCGCCAAGGGTCACGTCGTTGTTCAGCTTGTAGTCGAGGCGGGTGCCCACCAGCCGGCGCGGCTGCACCTGCACCAGCGCGTTTTTCTCGAAGCTCACGCGCAGCTCGTTAGCCGAGTTCAGGTAGGCCGGGTTTAGGATTTTTACCTTGGCCTGGTCGTAGAACACCTGGTAGTCCACGCCCTCGGTCAGGAGCGTCGAGCCCGATGTAACGCGCACCGAGCCTTGGGCAATGCCGATGCCCGGCAGGTTGATTTCGTCGGAGCTGGAGCCGCCCTGGAAGCGCCCGCGCAGGAAGAACTTGTCCTTCTCCTGCACCTGCTGGGCGTCGCTCTGCGTCTGGTTGTACAGCTCCTGGTAAACGTACTTGGTAATCAAGTCGGGCTCGCCCACAAACTGCGTTTGCAGGAAGTTGCCGAAGGGCTGCACGTTGGGGAAGATGATTTTGCCCAGCTCCGGGTCGATGGTCACGCCCGGGAAATAGTCGAAGTTGCCATCGGGCAGCTTGTCGTTGTTTGAGTTCACGTGGTCGAGGTTCAGCACCTCAATCAGCGGCCGGTTCGTGATTCTGGCCCCTTCCTTCAGCGAAATCAGGTCGACGCCCGTCGCGTCGTCCTTGTAAATGATTTGCAGCTGGAAGTTGTCGCGCTGCAGCTGCGAGGCGTTCAGGGGATAGATGTTTTTCATCATCAAATCCCAGGTCGGCGTGTTGCGGGTCTGCAGGTTGGGGTTCTGCGGGTTGTTGGCGGGGTCGGCCAGGCCCACGCCTGGGTTGCTGGCGCGCAGCATCTTCAGAAAGAGCACCTGGTCGGGGCCCACGCTGCCGCCTTCACCGCCCGCCAGCTCGCCCACCTTGTAGGTTTGGCCGTTGTAGATGTACTCGTAGCTCACGCCCAGCACCTGGTCGGGCAGCAGGGCCGTGTTCAGCGAGAGGTAGCCCAGCTGGGCGTTGAAGGTGTATTCGCGGGTGTCGAGCTTGCGGGCGCGCACCCGTTCAAAATCAATGTTCTTGGCCAGGCCCTGCGCGCCCTGCAGGTAGTTGTCTACCCCCAGGTTGTCGCGGGTGCCGCCCGCACCGGCTACGGCCGTAAACAGCGAGTTGGCGTTGTTGTCGGCCGGCGTCTGCACGGTTTTGCCCCCGAGGCTGTACCTGTCCCGGTATAGGCGGAACGGCTCGGCCAGGTCCATCAGCGTCACCACGTTGCGCAGGCTTTCGGTGGTGCGGTTGTCGTTGGTCACGTACACTTCCAGGCGGTTGATGGTCACGCCGCTCTGGATGGTAGGCAGGTTGCGCAGGGCTTGGTCGTACCGGTCGCGGAAAAACTGCGACAGGAAAAAGTGCCGGTCCTTCTCGTACTGGCTGGCCTTGATTTCGTACTGCCGGCTCTGCGCCCCGTTCTGGATGCGCACCTCGTCGGCGGTGCCGCGCACGGTGGCGGCCACGGCCGTCACGCCCAGCCGCCCAAACTGCAGCTGCGTCTTGATGCCGAACAGGTTCTGCCCGCCCTGCACCAGCGAGTTGGTCAGCGGCAAGCTCACGTTGCCCAAATCCACCTTCCGGATGATGTCGGTTTCCTCGCCCGCGTAGTCGAACTTCATCTGGTTGTCGAAGTCGAACGAGGCCTTGGTGTCGTAGTTGAACACCAGCTTGAGCTTGGTGCCGATGGCGCCCGTCAGGTTGACGTTGATGTTCTGCTCAAACAAGAAGTCGCCCACGCTCTGCTGGCGCAAGGTCAGGGCCGGGTTTTCGTTTTTGTTGAAGCGCGCGCCAAACTTGAGCGTGACGGAGCCCGCCGGTCGGATATCCACGTAGCTGCCCCCAAAAATGCGGTTGGCAATGGGGCCGAGGTAAATCTTGGGAATCAGGCGCTGAGCCTGCGCGCTGCCCGGCGCGGCGGCCGGACCGGTCACGCCGCCTTTGGCCTTTTGCCGGTAATAATCGGCCACGGCCTGGCGCCGCTGGTACTCCTCGTACTGCTTGTAGCTGAGCGCGCTGGGGTCGCGGTAGTCGATGTCGGGCCCAATTTTTTCCTGCACCTGCACATTTTGCAGGCTGTCGTCAACCGTGACGCCCAGTTTTACGTTCTTAGGCAAAGGCAGCACCAGCGGCGATTCGCGGCGGTGCGGCCCGAAAGGGCTACCCGGCCGGTCCTGGGCCCGCACGCGGGGGCGCTTGCTGGCCTTATAAGGGCCCGTGGTATCGGCCACCGCGCCGCGCGGACGCGGGGTGTCCTGGGCCAGGGCCCGGCTGGCGCGCAGCCACAGGCGGCCGAGGCGTGGCGCAGCCGTGGGCGAGGCCTGGGCCCACCACGTCAGCAACGACGCAACCACAACTACCGACGCGGGGAGTAACTTCTGACCGGATTTCAAGCAGGATAAGTGATGAAGCCAAGGGCGCAATTTACCCTAAGCTGTTAGCTGTTAGCCGGTAAGATACCGGCGGTACTCTCTCTGGTAGCTCTTCAAACGATGAAGCAAAAATTGGGCCCGCCCACTGCGCCACTGCAGGCGCAGGAGCAGCTAGCTAGCAGCCAAAAGCTGCTGGCTAACAGCTAAAAACGGTCCGGACCTAATGCGACTTCAAAGCAAATTTAATCAATTCCTCCACGCTCAGCTCCCCGCCGTGCTTCTGCTGAATCTGGTCCAACTGCTTCTCGGCAGCGGCCCGCGCAAAGCCGAGGGTCACCAGCGCCTGCAACGCTTCGGCGCGCCGCGTATTGTGCTGGCGGGCCAGCGGCACCGTGTCCACGCCGGCTTTGGCCAGCAGTTCGTCCTTGCGCAGCTTGTCTTTTAGCTCCAAAATCACGCGCTGGGCCGTTTTCGGGCCCACGCCCTTGATGGCCTGAATGGCCCGCACATTTTCGTGCACAATGGCATCGCGGATTTCGCCCACGCTCATGCTGCTCACCATCACAATGCCCGTGCCCGGCCCAATGCCCGACACCGAAATCAGCTGCAGAAACAGCGCTTTCTCGTTGGGGTCCAGGAAGCCGTACAAGGTTTGGCCGTCTTCCTTGATGTGCTGGTAAGTATAGATTTTGGTGGCTTCGCCCTCCGCCGGCAGCTTGGAGAAAGTGGCCAGCGAAATGCGGACTTCATAGCCCACGCCTAGAATATCAACAATGGCCAGCGTGGCGTCTTTGTAGGCAAGTTTACCGTCGAGGTAGGCAATCATAAAGCGGGAAAGGAGAAACGGAAAAAGCGCTTCGGTAGCGGGTCAACACCAGCAAGGGGGTTTTCCCTCCCAAATTTACTGGCTTTTCGGCCAAAAATTTTGGGCGAAATGAAGAAGTTGTGAAGCGGCTGAAAGCAAATGAAAAAGAACGTCATGCCGAGCGCAGCCGAGGCATCTCGCCTGTGATAGTAATCCAATCGAAAGGGTTTACCACCACTGGCGAGATGCCTCGGCTGCGCTCGGCATGACGCTCTCTTATGAGCTAAAGACTACAGCGCCTTGCTGCCCATCTGCGCATCCACCACCGCGATGGAGGCCATGTTCACGATGTCGCGCACGCTGGCGCCGAGCTGCAGGATGTGCACCGGCTTGCGCATGCCCATGAGCACGGGCCCAATCACCTCGGCACCGCCGATTTCCTGTAGCACCTTGTAGGCAATGTTGCCCGACTCCACGTTCGGAAACACCAGCGTGTTGGCGCCTTTCTCGGCCAGGGGCGAGAAGCCGTAGTGCTCCTGTAACAAGGCCGGACTCAGGGCCACGTTGGCCTGCATCTCACCGTCAATCAGCAGATTGGGGAAGCGGGCTTTGGCCAGCTCCGTGGCTTTGCGGGTCTTTTCGGGCAGCACGCCGGCGTTGGAGCCGAAGTTGGAGTAGCTGATGACGGCAATGCGCGGCGCGGTGTCGAAGAAGCGCACCGCGCGGGCCGTGAGGCCAATAATCTCCACCATTTCCTCGGCCGTGGGGTTAATGTTCACCGTGGTATCGGCAAAGAAATACGGTCCTTTCTTGTGCTGAATGATGTACATGGAAGCCACGCGACGCACGCCTTCTTCGGTGCCAATGACCTGCAGCGAGGGAATGATGCTCTTGCCGTAGTCTTTGGTGAGGCCGGTGATGCAGGCGTCGGCCTCGCCGGTTTCCACCATCATGGCGGCGAAGTAGTTGCGCTCCCGCATCAGGCGGCGGCCTTCGTAGAGGGTCATGCCCCGGCGCTGGCGCTTCTGGTACAGTAGGTTGGCGTACTCGTCGCGCTTGGCGTCCTGCTTCAGGATGTTGATGATTTCACAACCTTCCAGGTCCACGCTGTTCTCACGGGCAATGGCTTCAATCTTTTCCTGCGGCCCCAGCAGAATGGGCCAGCACACGCCCTCGTCGCGCAGAATCTGGGCGGCTTTGAGAATCTTGTAGTTGTCGGCTTCGGCAAACACCACCCGCTTGGGGTTGGCCTTGGCTGCCGAGGTGATGCGGTTCATCAGCTTCTGGTTCACGCCGAGGCGGGCGCGCAGGTGGTCTTCGTAGGCGGCCCAGTCTTCGATGGGCGCCTTGGCCACACCGCTTTCCATGGCCGCCCGGGCCACGGCCGGGCTGATGCTGGTGATGAGGCGCGGGTCGAGGGGCTTAGGAATGAGGTAGGTGCGACCAAAGGCCAGCGTGTTGTCGCCGTAGGCTTTGTTCACCATCTCGGGCACGGGCTCCTTGCTGAGCTCGGCCAGGGCGTGCACCGCCGCCAGCTTCATGGCCTCGTTGATTTCGGTGGCGCGCACGTCCATGGCCCCCCGGAAGATGTAGGGGAAACCCAGCACGTTGTTCACCTGGTTGGGGTGGTCGGAGCGGCCGGTGGCCATGATGAGGTCGTCGCGCGTGGCCATGGCCAGCTGGTAGCTCACCTCGGGGTCGGGGTTGGCCAGGGCAAACACGATAGGGTTCGGGGCCATGCGCAAGAGCAGGCCGGCCGGCAGCACATTGGCCGCCGAAAGGCCCAGAAACACGTCGGCGTCCTGCATAGCCTCCTCTAGGTTGTTCACGGCGCGGCTGGTGGCAAACTGCATCTGAATGGGCGCCAGGTTGGTGCGCCGGTCGTGGATGAGGCCGTCCTTGTCGAACACCACCACGTTTTCCTTTTTCAGGCCCAGCGCCAGGTACAGCCGCAGGCACGACACAGCCGCCGCGCCCGCTCCGCTCACCACCATGCGCACGTCCTCAATTTTCTTGCCCACCACTTCCAGCGCGTTCAACAGGGCGGCCGACGAGATGATGGCCGTGCCGTGCTGGTCGTCGTGCATCAGCGGGATGTTCATCTTCTCGCGCAGCTCCGTCTCGATGCGGAAGCACTCCGGCGCCTTGATGTCTTCCAGGTTGATGCCGCCGAAGGTAGGCTCCAGCGACTTCACAATCTTGATAAACTCGTCGGGGTCGGTGGCGTCAATCTCAATATCGAAGCAATCGATACCGGCGAACTTCTTGAAGAGCACGCCTTTGCCTTCCATCACTGGCTTGCTGGCGGCGGGGCCGATGTTGCCCAGCCCCAGCACGGCTGTGCCATTCGAAATAACGGCCACCAGGTTGCCCTTGGCGGTGTATTTGTACACGTCGTCGGGGTTGGCGGCGATTTCCTTGCAGGGCTCGGCCACGCCGGGCGAGTAGGCCAGGGCCAGGTCGAGTTGGGTGCTTACCGGCTTGGTGGGGATGACCTCAATCTTACCAGCGGGCTCCTGCGAGTGGTAGTTGAGGGCGTCTTGCTTGTTTATTTTCAGCATCGGGAATTACAAAATCAGAAGAAAAGCACGGAGCGGTTCCGCCCACAAGGTCCGGCTTAATCTCCCGAAATTACTGCGGCCCGCTTGGTTTCCCGCAAAAAAAGACCCGAACCAGCACCGGCCCGGGTCTTAGCGAACTGGATTGCAGCGCGGCGCTATTCCAGTTTCAGGTTCTCAAACTTGCCGGTTACTTTCACGTTGCACTGCGCCGGAGTGGTAGAAGGGTAACGCTCGCGGGGGTCGTTCACTCCGTTCATGACCATCTCAAACGAGCCGGCCAGCAGCCGGCGTTGGCTGTCGTAGGCCGTAATCTCCACTTTGCCCAGCATGGCATTGTTGCGGCTGAAGTAGAGCTGGCCGCTGGTTGCGCCCGGCACATGCAGGATGGTGTAGTTGTACTGCGTTTCGGCCACCGCTCCGGCACTACCCTGCCGGTCGCGCACCAGATACGTCCCCAGCAAATTAGGCGTAAGCGCCGAATTTGGAATGGTGAAAGAAATGAAGTCGTTGCCCTCGGGCACATCGAAAGCCAATAGCATTTCCTTGGCGTCTTGCCGGCCAATGAGCTTCATGGAATTCTGGGTATAGGTCAGCCCGGAATCGAAGTTACTGCTAGTTGGGAAAGTGAACGTGCGTGTCATTTCAGCCTTCACAGCCGGGACGAAAGGTTGAGGGTCAGCGTCTTTTTTGGAACAACCCGTGGCTAGTACAACTGTCAGGAAAAGGGCAGTAAGCGTTTTCATATTTTGCAGAAAAAGATGAGTCTCCTGGCTGTTTGCAAGCCGTGTGCCACTTCCCGCAAATAGTTCCCGGCGGCTCAATAAAAAGTTAGCTTTACTTAACTCTGCGGCACCAGCAGCTTTTGGCCCAGCTTCACCTCGTCAGAAGTGAGGTGGTTGACTTCGCGAAGCTGCTGCACGCTCACCCCAAACCGGCGCGAAATGTTGAACAGCGTGTCGCCGGGCTGCACCAAATGCACTTTGGAGGCCAGGTCGTGCTTGCTCAGCGTGGCTTTGGGCGCGGCAGCTACTTCCTTCGCCGCCGGCTTGGCATGCTTGCGCGGCGCTTCAGCTACGGCTTCCACCTCGGCCGGCGCGCTGAACTCCAGCCGCTGGCCCATGGTCACATTTTCGGAAGGCAGCTTGTTCCAGGCCACCAGTTGCGCCACGCTCACGCCGTGCTCGCGGGCCAGCTTGGTCAGGTTATCGCCCCGGCGCACGGTGTAGGGCCCATTGTTGGGCGTTTCTTCCGCTCCCGGAGCAGTTTCGACGGCCACTTCCGGCTCTGCGGCCACAGCGGCTTTGGCTTCGTTGCGCCTGGCCTCGGCGGCTTGCGTCTGGGCCAGACGGCGGGCGGCCACGCGGGCCTGGGCTTCCGCCGCGGCTTGCTGAATAGCCTGCCGCTGCCGAATGGCTACCAGCCGGGCTTCCTGCTGCTTTTCCTGCTTAATCAGTTCCTGCACCCGGGTCACTTCCCGGGCATTGGCGTCGGCCTGCTCTTTGCGGGCTAAAGCCTCCTCGGCCGAAACCAGCGGACGCACTGGGCGCGGCGCGGCGGCAATGGCTTCCACCGGCGCTTTGGGCGTGCTGGGGGCGGCCGTGGGCAGGGGCACGAAAATGACCAGCTGCTTGCCCGGCTTGAGGGCCTTGCCTTTGGGTAGCTCGTTCCAGCGGCGCAGCTGGCTTTGGCTCACCTCAAACCGCTCGGCCAAGCTGGCTAGCGTTTCGCCTTTCTTCACCTTGTGCGGCACCCGCCGGAAACGGGGCGCAGCCGCCTCATCCCTGGCCCGCGGGCCATCGGTGGCGGCCAGCAGCTGCTTGCTCACCCAGGGCTCCACGCCTTCCAGACGGGGCGGCAGCGCGGCCAGCGGGCGCGGCAGCTCGGCCGTGGGCTGGCAGTAGTCCAGCAAGGTGTTGCGGTCGACATCGCCCAGATGCTCCGCCGCCGAGGCCGGAAACCGCACCACGTAGGAGCGGTAGCCGGCGGGCAGGGCCGCGCGCCGCAGCTCGGGGTTGAAGCGGGTGAGAAACAGGGAATCCTCGTAGCCGCAGGCGCGGCTCAGGCGGCGCAGGTCGAAGGCGCGGCCGCGCAGGCCCAGCGTGTCCATGGCCTCGGCGTATTGGTAGCGCAGCTTGTCGGTGCGCAGGCCGTGGGCCTCGGCGTACTTCATACTGTACATGATGGCCGTGAAGGTGGGCACGTAGTTGCGCGTTTCGGCGGGCATGTGCGGGTATAGGTCCCAGAAGGTCTTTTTGCCGGTGCGGCGCATCACGCGCTGCACGCTGCCCGCGCCCCAGTTGTAGGCGGCCAGCACCAGCTCCCAGTCGTGAAACACGCCGTAGAGGTAGCGCAGGTGCTTGCAGGCAGCCTCGGTGGCCTTTTCGGGGGCCATGCGCTCGTCAATCCACTCGTCGCGCACCAGGCGCAGGTCGCCGGCCGTGGGGCCCATAAACTGCCAGAGGCCGGTGGCGCCCACCGGCGACTTGGCCGTCGGAATCAGGGCCGACTCCACCACGGCCAGGTACTTCAGGTCGGTGGGCAGGTTGTACTTGGCGAGGTACTTCTCAAAGAGCGGGAAATAGAGGTTTTCGCGCTCCAGCACGCGCTGCAGGTAGCTGCGGTTGCGGGCCGTGAACAGGGTCACGTAGGCCATCACCGCGTTGTTGAACTGGTGGGGCACGTCGGTTTCGAAGCAGCCCACCCGGTCGCACACTAGGTCGCGCAGGGTGGGCGGGGTGCGCAGCCACTGCAGCCGGGCCGAGTCGACCTGCACGGGCGCGGCCACCAGCGAGTCGGGTTGCAGCTCCAGGCGCACCCGCACGGTATCGCCCAACAGCGCTGGCAGCGTGGTGCTTATCTGGCCGGTCGAGTCCGACGCCGGCACCTGCTGGGCCATGGCTTTGGGCAGGGGCAACAGCAGCCCCAGCAGCCCCAGGCCCAGCCAGCGGCGGCGATGGCGGAGCATTTTTGCGTGCTTAATCCCTTGCTTCATAGCACTAAGGTAGGTGATAGGTAAAGAACTTGTAGAGATGAACGCAAAAAATCAGCAGACGTTGCCCCACGGCCGTTTGCGCTTCCATCTAATCTGCTTGGCGCTCTACCGGTAGTCAGCAGTATGAGATGAGAGCCGTGTACCCGCCTGCCTGGGCGGCTACGTCACCGGTCGTCGCGCTTTGGCTGCTGACCGGTGAGCTGGGTTGGCTTAGGCCAATGCTGCTTTCCGCCAATGTCTTTATCGGCAATTTTTTAAGGCAACTACGCCTGGGCTATTCTGCACCCAGATAGCCCAAAGGCACTTTAGCAAAAAAATTAGAATTATACAATATCACATTAGCATATGCCTAGTCACTACGCCCCCCATTTTGCCCTTGCATGGGCCTGGCCGGTGCGTCCTCCTTTGCAGCAGGCCCGGCTGCCAGCTGGCTGGCCTGGCTGAAACCGCGGCGACCTACCTTGCCGGCCACATCAATCCTTTTTCCTTTATGCCCCACGCTTTTCCTTTCCCAATCCTGGCGGCGCTGCTGAGCCTAAGCGGCCCGCTGGCCGCCGCCGCCCAAGCCCCGGCAGCTACCACCGCCCCCGCCGACACGGCCCGCGCCTACCGCCACCACTTGGGCCTGACGGCCAGCCCCGTGCTGGAGGGCTTCTTCCGCAACAACCGCGCCCTGCCCCTGGGCCTGCTCTACAAGCGTCAGGTGGCGCCCCGCCGCGCCTGGCGCTTCGGCGCCGTTTTTTCCCAAAACTACACCCAGCGCTACGACCCCCAGCCCAAAACCAATAATGCCTACACCCTGCAAAACCTGGCCCTGGGCCTGTACGCCGGCCACGAATGGCAGCGCCCGCTCGCCAAGCGCTGGGTGGCCTACGCCGGGCTGGACGTGGGCGCCGGGTACAGCCGTGTCAAAGAAGAAAAAGACTTGCAGCGCTTCGTTACGATGAACGGCGCGGATGTGATATGGGCGGATAATGAGTTTTTCACATTTATCACTTACTCCGGTTTGGTTCGTCCACTGGTGGGGGTCCGCTACCAACTTATGCCCTACCTGTACGCCAGCGCGGAAGCCGCCGTGCAATTCACCTATTCGCACACCAGCCTTAATTCACGAATAAGAACGACGCGCACCGATACCGGAGAGTTAATAGTGGAAGGAAAAGGCACCTACAAAGAATACTTCTTTCAAACCTCGTTCCGACCCATTCAGCAGGTGACGCTGCACTATATGTTTGGCCGCCGATAAACGGCTTCGAGCCTCTTTTTCGCTCTCTTCCTAAACCGCATGAAGTTCCTTTTCCTGCTGGGCCTGAGTTGCCCGCTGGCCGTAGCCGCGCAGGCCACAGCGGCGGCCCCCGCCGACACGGCCCGTTACTACCGCCACCACCTGGGCCTGACGGCCAGCCCCGTGCTCGAGGGCTTTTTCCGCAACAACCGCAGCCTACCGGTGGGCCTGCTCTACAAGCGCCAGGCCGCCCCCCACCGCGCTTGGCGCGTCGGCGCCGTTTTCAGCCAAACCTACACCCAGCGCTACGACCCCCAGCCCAAAACCAACAACGCCTACTCAACCCTCCGTTACAGTATAGAGACTT
Proteins encoded in this region:
- the ruvA gene encoding Holliday junction branch migration protein RuvA, whose product is MIAYLDGKLAYKDATLAIVDILGVGYEVRISLATFSKLPAEGEATKIYTYQHIKEDGQTLYGFLDPNEKALFLQLISVSGIGPGTGIVMVSSMSVGEIRDAIVHENVRAIQAIKGVGPKTAQRVILELKDKLRKDELLAKAGVDTVPLARQHNTRRAEALQALVTLGFARAAAEKQLDQIQQKHGGELSVEELIKFALKSH
- a CDS encoding NADP-dependent malic enzyme, encoding MLKINKQDALNYHSQEPAGKIEVIPTKPVSTQLDLALAYSPGVAEPCKEIAANPDDVYKYTAKGNLVAVISNGTAVLGLGNIGPAASKPVMEGKGVLFKKFAGIDCFDIEIDATDPDEFIKIVKSLEPTFGGINLEDIKAPECFRIETELREKMNIPLMHDDQHGTAIISSAALLNALEVVGKKIEDVRMVVSGAGAAAVSCLRLYLALGLKKENVVVFDKDGLIHDRRTNLAPIQMQFATSRAVNNLEEAMQDADVFLGLSAANVLPAGLLLRMAPNPIVFALANPDPEVSYQLAMATRDDLIMATGRSDHPNQVNNVLGFPYIFRGAMDVRATEINEAMKLAAVHALAELSKEPVPEMVNKAYGDNTLAFGRTYLIPKPLDPRLITSISPAVARAAMESGVAKAPIEDWAAYEDHLRARLGVNQKLMNRITSAAKANPKRVVFAEADNYKILKAAQILRDEGVCWPILLGPQEKIEAIARENSVDLEGCEIINILKQDAKRDEYANLLYQKRQRRGMTLYEGRRLMRERNYFAAMMVETGEADACITGLTKDYGKSIIPSLQVIGTEEGVRRVASMYIIQHKKGPYFFADTTVNINPTAEEMVEIIGLTARAVRFFDTAPRIAVISYSNFGSNAGVLPEKTRKATELAKARFPNLLIDGEMQANVALSPALLQEHYGFSPLAEKGANTLVFPNVESGNIAYKVLQEIGGAEVIGPVLMGMRKPVHILQLGASVRDIVNMASIAVVDAQMGSKAL
- a CDS encoding LysM peptidoglycan-binding domain-containing protein gives rise to the protein MLRHRRRWLGLGLLGLLLPLPKAMAQQVPASDSTGQISTTLPALLGDTVRVRLELQPDSLVAAPVQVDSARLQWLRTPPTLRDLVCDRVGCFETDVPHQFNNAVMAYVTLFTARNRSYLQRVLERENLYFPLFEKYLAKYNLPTDLKYLAVVESALIPTAKSPVGATGLWQFMGPTAGDLRLVRDEWIDERMAPEKATEAACKHLRYLYGVFHDWELVLAAYNWGAGSVQRVMRRTGKKTFWDLYPHMPAETRNYVPTFTAIMYSMKYAEAHGLRTDKLRYQYAEAMDTLGLRGRAFDLRRLSRACGYEDSLFLTRFNPELRRAALPAGYRSYVVRFPASAAEHLGDVDRNTLLDYCQPTAELPRPLAALPPRLEGVEPWVSKQLLAATDGPRARDEAAAPRFRRVPHKVKKGETLASLAERFEVSQSQLRRWNELPKGKALKPGKQLVIFVPLPTAAPSTPKAPVEAIAAAPRPVRPLVSAEEALARKEQADANAREVTRVQELIKQEKQQEARLVAIRQRQAIQQAAAEAQARVAARRLAQTQAAEARRNEAKAAVAAEPEVAVETAPGAEETPNNGPYTVRRGDNLTKLAREHGVSVAQLVAWNKLPSENVTMGQRLEFSAPAEVEAVAEAPRKHAKPAAKEVAAAPKATLSKHDLASKVHLVQPGDTLFNISRRFGVSVQQLREVNHLTSDEVKLGQKLLVPQS